From the genome of Magnetococcales bacterium:
TAACGGAAGATCTTCATATTCTTGTGGGACCGAATGGCAGTGGCAAATCGACTTTTCTGGATGCGATTCAGTTTGTTCGGGACTGTCTTGAGTTTGGGCCTGGGAAGG
Proteins encoded in this window:
- a CDS encoding AAA family ATPase, coding for MLRRVTIKNFRSIKECSISLTEDLHILVGPNGSGKSTFLDAIQFVRDCLEFGPGK